The DNA sequence AGACCGGCCAGCGGGTCGGCTCCGCGATCGGGATCGCCGCCGTCGGCGCGGTCTTCTTCGCCCAGGTCGGCCCGGACGGCTGGGCCGACGCCTACGACCACGGGCTCATCGTGTCCGTCGCCTTCGTGCTGGCCGCGCTGATCGTGGCGCTGGCCGACGTCGGAGCCGACCGACGGGGCAGACGACGTACAGCACGCGGACCGAGCGACGCATCGAGGAGCACGGTATGAACGACACGACAGCGGCCAGCGCCGGTAGCGACGGCAACACCTCCTACGGCCACAAACCGTTCAAGCGGTCCAAGAGCCACTTCGCCGACCGGATCACCGCCGACGGCCGCGACGGCTGGCCCGTGGAGCCGGGCCGCTACCGGCTCGTCGTCAGCCGCGCCTGCCCCTGGGCGAGCCGCGCCCTGGTCTCCCGGCGGCTCCTCGGCCTGGAGGACGCCCTCCCGCTCGCCGTCGCCGACCCGATCCAGGACGACCGCAGCTGGCGCTTCACCCTCGACCCCGGAGGCAAGGACCCGGTGCTCGGCATCCGCTACCTCAGCGAGGCCTACGACGCCCGGGAGGACGACTATCCCGGCGGTGTCAGCGTGCCCGCGATCGTGGACGTACCGAGCGGGCAGCTGGTCACCAACGACTACCAGCGGATCACGCTCGACCTCGCCACCGAATGGACCGCGCTGCACCGGCCCGGCGCCCCCGACCTCTACCCCGCACCGCTGCGCGACGAGATCGACGAGGTCATGGAGGGCATCTACCGGGACGTCAACAACGGCGTCTACCGCGCGGGGTTCGCCAGCTCCCAGGAGGAGTACGAGGAGGCGTACGCCGCCCTCTTCGCCCGCCTCGACCAGGTCTCCGACCGCCTCACCGACCGCCGCTACCTGGTCGGCGACACCATCACCGAGGCCGACATCCGGCTCTTCACCACCCTGGTCCGCTTCGACGCCGTCTACCACGGCCACTTCAAGTGCAACCGGAACAAGCTGACCGAGGACCCCGTCCTGTGGGGCTACGTCCGCGACCTCTACCAGACACCCGGCTTCGGCGACACGGTCGACTTCGACCACATCAAGCGGCACTACTACCAGGTCCACACCGGCATCAACCCCACCGGCATCGTCCCCGTCGGCCCCGACCTCTCCGGCTGGACCGCCCCGCACCACCGCGAACAGCTCGGCGGCCGCCCCTTCGGCGACGGCACACCCCCGGGCCCCGTGCCCCCGGGCGAGCGGGTCACCCCCGTGCCCGCCGCCTGACCGGGGCGCCCGGGCCCGGTGGGCGTGACGTGCGCCCGCCGGCCCTTGCGGACCGTAGCTGTCCGCAAGGGTCGATAGCGTACGGACCATGGCAGCGAAGACGCACCGCACCGCCGCACACCCCACCGTCCTCTCCACCCGCGCGCTGAACCGGGCGACCCTGGACCGCCAGCTCCTGTTGCGCCGGTCGGCGATGTCCGCGAAGGACGCGGTCGCCCATCTCCTCGGGCTCCAGGCCCAGAACACCAAGCCGCCGTACTTCCAGCTGTACGCCCGGCTCGCGGACTTCGACCCCGCGGAGCTGTCCGCCCTGATGGAGTCCCGCGAGGTGGTCCGGATCGTCACCCTGCGCTCCACCCTCCACTCCCACACGGCGGACGACGCGCTCACCCTGCGCCCCCTCGTGCAGGCGGCGCGCGAGCGGGAGCTGAAGAACTTCCGGCGCGGGCTGGAGGGCGTGGACCTGGACCGGCTCGCGGCGGTGGCCGAGAAGTCGGTCGTGGAGCGGCCCCGCCCGGTCGGGGAACTGCGGGAGGAACTCCTCGCGCACTGGCCGGACGCCGACCCCCGCGCGCTCACCACCGCCGCCCGCTGCCTGCTGCCCCTGGTCCAGGTCACCCCGCGCGGACTGTGGGGACGCGGTGGACAGGTCGCCCTGACCACCGTGGAGCACTGGCTGGGACGGCCTGCCGAACCCGCCCCCGCCCCCGACGCCACCGTGCTGCGCTACCTCGGCGCGTTCGGCCCCGCCTCGGTGATGGACTTCCAGGCATGGGCGGGACTGACCCGCACGAAGGAGGTCTTCGAACGGCTCAGGCCCCGGCTGCTCACCTTCCGGGACGAGAAGGGCGTCGAGCTCTTCGACCTTCCGGACGCCCCGCGCCCCGACCCCGGCACTCCGGCCCCGCCGCGCTTCCTGCCCGAGTTCGACAACCTCCTCCTCGGCCACGCCGACCGCACCCGCGTGATCGCCCCGGTGAACAAGGGGCGCAACGGGGTCGGCAACCAGGCGTACGGGTCCGTGCTGGTCGACGGGTTCTTCGACGCGGTCTGGCGCGTGGAACGGGAGGGCGGCACCGCGATCCTGACCGTCCAGCCGCTCCGGCGCCTCGCCCGCGACGAGCGCGCCGGGATCACCGAGGAGGCGGCGCGGATGCTGACCGTGATGACGGACGCGACGGACCACCACATCCGGTTCGGCACGTTCCTGGACTACGGGGACTGAGGGCGGCCTGCCGTCCGGATCACGCCGGCCTCGCGGGGCCCGGCGGCCCGATCCGGACGAGCGACCCTGGCCTCCCGGAACCCCCGGGTCAGGGCAGCAGCCCCGCCCGGCGGGCCGCCACCACGGCCTCCAGCCTCGTGTGCGCCCCCAGCTTCCGCATCGCGGACCGCAGATACCCCTTCACGGTCTCCGGCCGCAGCCCCAGCCGCTCGGCCGCCGCCGCGTTCGTCGCGCCCGCCGCCACACACGCCACCACGTCCACCTCGCGCGGCGCGAGGCGGACCTCCCGGGCGGCGGGCGCCTTGGCCCCCGCCGCCGAGGCCAGCCGCCCGCAGACGTCCAGGAGTTCGTCGCGCAGGGCCGGGGCGAGGACCCTCGGGACCAGCGCGCGCAGTTCGCGGTGGGCCTCGCGCACGTCCTCCCAGGCACCGGGCACCGCGTCCGGATCGGTCACCTGCTCCCGGCCCGCGACCAGCAGCCGCCGCGCCTCGTCCCGTACCGCGAGCGACTGCTCCACGTCACGGGCCGCCGCCACCACCGCGTCGAACGTCCGGTCGCCCAGCGTCACCGGCGTGCGCAGCGCCCCGTACAGCACCCCCCGCACCGCGCGCCGTACGACGACGGGCACCGCGACGACCGAGCGCAGCCCCTCCGCCGCCACCGCCGCGTCGTACTCGTGGCTGATGTGGCGGGAGGAGGCGTAGTCCGTCACCGCACAGGGCCGGGACAGCGCGATGGCCTTGCCGCCCAGTCCGCTCCCGGCGGAGATGACGAGGCCCCGCAGCGCACTGGTGTGCGCCCCGTTCAGCTCGGCGATCCGCGCATGGCGCGCGTCGGACAGCAGGCCGCCGAAGACCACGGGAAGCCCGCTCGTGCGGCGCAGCCTCAACAGCGCTGTCTGCATCTCGACCGCATCGACCGGTTCCGGCACTCCGACGCCCTTCCGCCCGGCCCGTGCCGCTCCCCCGGACGGGGGACCGGACCACCCCCGTCCGGGGGTGGTGAGACCTGGGTCACTGTTTACATGATGTCAGGTGACCGGTCCGTATCGAGGAGGGCACATGTCGGCAACCAGCGCTACCGAGACGTTCCGGGCCGCCCGGGACTTCCTGCTGGAGCATCGCGAGGACTACGAGCGGGCCTACGCGGGCTTCCGCTGGCCCCGGACCGAGCACTTCAACTGGGCCCTGGACTGGTTCGACGTCATCGCCGAGAACAACGACCGCACCGCCCTGCACATCGTGGAGGAGGACGGCCGGCGCACCGAGGTGTCCTTCGCGGCGATGTCCGAACGCTCCGGCCGCGCCGCCAACTGGCTGAAGGAACAGGGCGTGCGGGAGGGCGACCGTGTCCTCGTCATGCTCGGCAACCAGGTCGAGCTGTGGGAGACCGCCCTCGCCGCGATGAAGCTGCGCGCCGTCGTCATTCCCGCCACCCCGCTCCTCGGCCCCGCCGACCTGCGCGACCGGGTGGAGCGCGGCCGGGTGCGCCATGTGCTGGTGCGCGACGCGGACACCACGAAGTTCGACGAGGTCCCCGGGGACTACACCCGGATCGCGGTGGGCGAGGAGGTGGCGGGCTGGCTGCCGTACGCGGGAGTGGCCGAGGCGTCCGCCGTGTTCACACCCGGCCGGGAGACGGACGCGGACGAGCCGCTGATGCTCTACTTCACCTCCGGCACCACCGCCAGCCCCAAGCTGGTCGAGCACACCCATGTGTCCTACCCCGTGGGCCACTTGTCGACGATGTACTGGATCGGGCTCAGGCCGGGCGACGTCCATCTGAACATCTCCTCGCCCGGCTGGGCCAAGCACGCCTGGTCGAACCTCTTCGCCCCGTGGACCGCCGAGGCCACCGTCTTCATCTTCAACTACACCCGCTTCGACGCGGGCCGGCTGATGGCCGAGATGGACCGCTCGGGCGTCACGAGTTTCTGTGCCCCGCCCACCGTGTGGCGCATGCTCATCCAGGCCGACCTGAGCCAGTTGAAGGTCCCGCCGCGTGAGGTCGTCGCGGCCGGTGAGCCGCTGAACCCGGAGGTCATCGAGACGGTCCGGCGGGAGTGGGGCGTCACCATCCGGGACGGGTTCGGCCAGACGGAGACCGCCGTCCAGGTCGCCAACACCCCCGGTCAGCGCCTCAAGACCGGCTCCATGGGCCGTCCGAGTCCCGGCTTCACCGTCGAACTGCTCGATCCGGTCACCGGCCGGCCCGGGGCGGCCGAGGGCGAGATCTCCCTCGATCTGGCCGGCCGACCCGTCGGCCTGATGACCGGCTACCACGGCGACCCCGACCGCACCGCCGAGGCGATGGCGGGCGGCTACTACCGCACCGGGGACATCGGCGCCCGCGACGCGGACGGCTACATCACCTATGTGGGCCGCGCCGACGACGTGTTCAAGGCATCCGACTACAAGATCTCGCCGTTCGAGCTGGAGAGCGCCCTGCTGGAGCACGAGGCGGTCGCCGAGGCCGCCGTCGTGCCCGCCCCCGATCCGCTGCGCCTCGCCGTCCCGAAGGCGTACGTCGTGCTCGCGGAGGGCTGGGAGCCGGGGCCGGACACCGCGAAGGTCCTCTTCGAGCACTCCAGGGCGGTCCTCGCCCCGTACAAACGCATCCGCAGGCTGGAGTTCGCGGACCTGCCCAAGACCGTGTCGGGCAAGATCCGCCGCATCGAGCTGCGTGAGCGCACCGCCCTGGGCTCCGCCGCCGAGTTCGCCGAGGGGGACCTCTCGTGAGCGGCCTGTCCTACGCGCACGGCGTCGGCGACACCGCGCTGCTCGGCGACACCATCGGCCGCAACCTCGACCGGACCGTCGCGGCGCACGGCGACCGCGAGGCACTCATCGACGTGGCCTCGGGCCGACGCTGGACGTACACCGAATTCGCCGGGGACGTCGACACGTTGGCGCGCGCCCTGATGGCCTCGGGGGTGGCCAAGGGCGACCGGGTCGGCATCTGGGCGGTCAACTGCCCCGAGTGGGTGCTCGTCCAGTACGCCACGGCCCGGATCGGGGCCGTCATGGTCACCATCAACCCCGCCTACCGCGCCCATGAGGTGGAGTTCGTCCTCAAGCAGGCCGGTATCTCGCTGCTCGTCGCCTCCCTCTCCCACCGCACCAGCGACTACCGCGCCCTGGTCGAACAGGTTCGCGCCGACTGCCCCGGCCTGCGCGCCGTCCACTACATCGGCGACCCGTCCTGGGACGAGCTGACCGCCGCCGCGCCCGCCGTCACCCGGGAGCAACTGGCCGCCCGCGAGGCGGAGCTGTCGTGCGACGACCCGATCAACATCCAGTACACCTCGGGCACCACGGGCTTCCCCAAAGGGGCGACGCTCTCCCACCACAACATCCTCAACAACGGGTATTTCGTCGGGGAGACGATCGCGTACACCCAGGAGGACCGGATCTGTCTGCCGGTGCCCTTCTACCATTGCTTCGGCATGGTGATGGGCAACCTCGCCGGTACCTCGCACGGCGCCTGCATCGTGATTCCGGGCCCGTCCTTCGAGCCCGCCGCCGTGCTGGCCGCCGTTCAGCAGGAGCGCTGCACCTCCCTGTACGGCGTGCCCACCATGTTCATCGCCGAGCTGGATCTGCCGGAGTTCGCGGCGTACGACCTCTCCTCGCTGCGCACCGGGATCATGGCCGGATCCCCCTGCCCGGCCGAGGTGATGAAGCGGGTCGTCGCCGAGATGCACATGGCCGAGGTGTCCATCTGCTACGGGATGACGGAGACGTCCCCGGTCTCCACCCAGACCCGCCGCGACGACGACCTGGAGCGCCGCACCGGCACGGTGGGCCGCGTGCTGCCGCACATCGAGGTCAAGGTCGTCGACCCGGCCACCGGCGTCACGCTGCCGCGCGGCAGCGCCGGCGAGCTGCGCACCCGCGGCTACAGCGTGATGCTCGGCTACTGGGACCAGCCCGATCGCACCGCCGAAGTCGTCGACGCCGGGCGGTGGATGCGCACGGGGGACCTCGCGGTGATGCGCGAGGACGGATACGTCCAGGTCGTCGGCCGGATCAAGGACATGATCATCCGGGGCGGCGAGAACGTGTACCCACGGGAGATCGAGGAGTTCCTGTACGGCCATCCGAAGGTCGCCGACGTCCAGGTGGTCGGGGTGCCGGACGAGCGCTACGGGGAGGAGATCCTGGCCTGCGTCATCCCCCGGAACCCCGCCGACCCGCCCACCCTGGAGGAGATCGCCGCGTACTGCCGGGAGCGGCTCGCGCACTACAAGATCCCGCGCAGGCTGCGGATCCTGGAGACCTTCCCGATGACGGTGAGCGGAAAGGTCCGCAAGATCGAACTGCGCGAGGCGTACGCGGACTGAGCGGGAGGAGCGGGGGGGCGGGGGTGGGTCAGGCGGCTTCGATGATGTCGGGGTCGCCCCGGGTCGCCGCCGCCCATTCGATGAGCAGCACCTCGTACGTGGCGGCCTCCACCTCGGACCAGCCCTGCCCGGAGGCGTCGACGAGGGCGCGGATGGCCTCGTTGGCCTGCTCGGCGGCGGGCGCGGGGCGGTCTGCGGGGAAGGAGCTGTCGGGGAGTAAAGCCATGCGCACAGCTTACGGGCTGCCACTGACAGCCACGGCTTCCGAAGCGTCCTGGGACGCCGAAGCCTCCGGGACGCGCGGAACCTTCGTGGATCCCGGAGCGCCCGACGGCTGAACGGCGGACGTCAGTTCGCGCCGCATGCAGACCCGTGGCCAGCGGTCGAGGCCGTGCTGGGCCTCCTCGGCCCGGATCGCGCGCAGCCCGTCGGTGAGTTCGCTTTCGGTCAGGATCCGGAAGCCGATGCGGGCGTAGTAAGGGGCGTTCCACGGCACCTCGGTGAAGGTGGTCAGGGTGAGCGCCGCCATGCCCCGGGGCACGGCCAGGCCGGCGAGGTGGGCGATCAGGCCCCGGCCGATGCCCCGGCGGGCGGCGGCGGGGTCGACCGAGACCTGCTCGATGTGCAGGGCGTCGTCGACGGGGTCGGCGAGCACATAGCCGAGCGGCCGGTCACCGGTGGCGGAGAGGGGGTCGGAGGCCACCCAGCAGCGGCCTGCCAGCCGGTAGGTCTCCAGCAGGTCGAGCGGCGGCGGATCGTCGTCGGCCACGAAGGCCATGCCCAGGGCCCGGAACGGTTCCCCTGCGGCGCGCTCGATGTCCTGGAGCAGGGGGAGATCCGAGCGTCTGGCGGAGCGGATACGCATGTACTCAGTGTGCCGCGCCGGACGGCGGACCGGTACGCGGTGGCCGGATCAGGATGTCCTGCCGAAGGCCCCGGGGAACGCGCTGCCCGGAGCCCGCACCTTCCGAAG is a window from the Streptomyces sp. MMBL 11-1 genome containing:
- a CDS encoding winged helix DNA-binding domain-containing protein gives rise to the protein MAAKTHRTAAHPTVLSTRALNRATLDRQLLLRRSAMSAKDAVAHLLGLQAQNTKPPYFQLYARLADFDPAELSALMESREVVRIVTLRSTLHSHTADDALTLRPLVQAARERELKNFRRGLEGVDLDRLAAVAEKSVVERPRPVGELREELLAHWPDADPRALTTAARCLLPLVQVTPRGLWGRGGQVALTTVEHWLGRPAEPAPAPDATVLRYLGAFGPASVMDFQAWAGLTRTKEVFERLRPRLLTFRDEKGVELFDLPDAPRPDPGTPAPPRFLPEFDNLLLGHADRTRVIAPVNKGRNGVGNQAYGSVLVDGFFDAVWRVEREGGTAILTVQPLRRLARDERAGITEEAARMLTVMTDATDHHIRFGTFLDYGD
- a CDS encoding AMP-binding protein translates to MSGLSYAHGVGDTALLGDTIGRNLDRTVAAHGDREALIDVASGRRWTYTEFAGDVDTLARALMASGVAKGDRVGIWAVNCPEWVLVQYATARIGAVMVTINPAYRAHEVEFVLKQAGISLLVASLSHRTSDYRALVEQVRADCPGLRAVHYIGDPSWDELTAAAPAVTREQLAAREAELSCDDPINIQYTSGTTGFPKGATLSHHNILNNGYFVGETIAYTQEDRICLPVPFYHCFGMVMGNLAGTSHGACIVIPGPSFEPAAVLAAVQQERCTSLYGVPTMFIAELDLPEFAAYDLSSLRTGIMAGSPCPAEVMKRVVAEMHMAEVSICYGMTETSPVSTQTRRDDDLERRTGTVGRVLPHIEVKVVDPATGVTLPRGSAGELRTRGYSVMLGYWDQPDRTAEVVDAGRWMRTGDLAVMREDGYVQVVGRIKDMIIRGGENVYPREIEEFLYGHPKVADVQVVGVPDERYGEEILACVIPRNPADPPTLEEIAAYCRERLAHYKIPRRLRILETFPMTVSGKVRKIELREAYAD
- a CDS encoding glutathione S-transferase family protein, giving the protein MNDTTAASAGSDGNTSYGHKPFKRSKSHFADRITADGRDGWPVEPGRYRLVVSRACPWASRALVSRRLLGLEDALPLAVADPIQDDRSWRFTLDPGGKDPVLGIRYLSEAYDAREDDYPGGVSVPAIVDVPSGQLVTNDYQRITLDLATEWTALHRPGAPDLYPAPLRDEIDEVMEGIYRDVNNGVYRAGFASSQEEYEEAYAALFARLDQVSDRLTDRRYLVGDTITEADIRLFTTLVRFDAVYHGHFKCNRNKLTEDPVLWGYVRDLYQTPGFGDTVDFDHIKRHYYQVHTGINPTGIVPVGPDLSGWTAPHHREQLGGRPFGDGTPPGPVPPGERVTPVPAA
- a CDS encoding GNAT family N-acetyltransferase, with product MRIRSARRSDLPLLQDIERAAGEPFRALGMAFVADDDPPPLDLLETYRLAGRCWVASDPLSATGDRPLGYVLADPVDDALHIEQVSVDPAAARRGIGRGLIAHLAGLAVPRGMAALTLTTFTEVPWNAPYYARIGFRILTESELTDGLRAIRAEEAQHGLDRWPRVCMRRELTSAVQPSGAPGSTKVPRVPEASASQDASEAVAVSGSP
- a CDS encoding helix-turn-helix transcriptional regulator encodes the protein MPEPVDAVEMQTALLRLRRTSGLPVVFGGLLSDARHARIAELNGAHTSALRGLVISAGSGLGGKAIALSRPCAVTDYASSRHISHEYDAAVAAEGLRSVVAVPVVVRRAVRGVLYGALRTPVTLGDRTFDAVVAAARDVEQSLAVRDEARRLLVAGREQVTDPDAVPGAWEDVREAHRELRALVPRVLAPALRDELLDVCGRLASAAGAKAPAAREVRLAPREVDVVACVAAGATNAAAAERLGLRPETVKGYLRSAMRKLGAHTRLEAVVAARRAGLLP
- a CDS encoding AMP-binding protein — protein: MSATSATETFRAARDFLLEHREDYERAYAGFRWPRTEHFNWALDWFDVIAENNDRTALHIVEEDGRRTEVSFAAMSERSGRAANWLKEQGVREGDRVLVMLGNQVELWETALAAMKLRAVVIPATPLLGPADLRDRVERGRVRHVLVRDADTTKFDEVPGDYTRIAVGEEVAGWLPYAGVAEASAVFTPGRETDADEPLMLYFTSGTTASPKLVEHTHVSYPVGHLSTMYWIGLRPGDVHLNISSPGWAKHAWSNLFAPWTAEATVFIFNYTRFDAGRLMAEMDRSGVTSFCAPPTVWRMLIQADLSQLKVPPREVVAAGEPLNPEVIETVRREWGVTIRDGFGQTETAVQVANTPGQRLKTGSMGRPSPGFTVELLDPVTGRPGAAEGEISLDLAGRPVGLMTGYHGDPDRTAEAMAGGYYRTGDIGARDADGYITYVGRADDVFKASDYKISPFELESALLEHEAVAEAAVVPAPDPLRLAVPKAYVVLAEGWEPGPDTAKVLFEHSRAVLAPYKRIRRLEFADLPKTVSGKIRRIELRERTALGSAAEFAEGDLS